A portion of the Bacteroides faecium genome contains these proteins:
- a CDS encoding aldo/keto reductase, translating to MEKVKLNNGIEMPILGYGVYQVTPEECERCVSDAISVGYRSIDTAQAYHNEEGVGNAISKCGVPRDELFITTKVWISNAGYDKAKASIDESLRKLKSDYIDLLLIHQPFGDYYGTYRAMEEAYKAGKVRAIGVSNFYPDRFVDLAEFCEITPAVNQVETHVFNQQIKLQEVMKEYGTKIMSWGPFAEGRNDFFTNTTLQEIGKEYGKSVAQVALRYLIQRDIIVIPKSTHKERMIENFNVFDFALTPDDMAAIAELDTAKTLFFSHYDPEMVKWLINYSK from the coding sequence ATGGAAAAGGTAAAATTGAACAATGGCATTGAAATGCCTATTTTGGGTTATGGTGTTTATCAGGTTACTCCTGAAGAGTGTGAACGTTGCGTATCGGATGCAATCAGTGTAGGATATCGCTCTATTGATACGGCACAAGCCTATCATAATGAGGAAGGTGTAGGAAATGCAATCAGCAAATGCGGTGTGCCACGTGACGAACTGTTCATCACTACGAAAGTGTGGATTTCAAATGCCGGTTATGATAAGGCTAAAGCTTCTATTGATGAGTCGCTGCGCAAGTTAAAGAGCGATTATATTGACTTATTGCTCATTCATCAGCCATTCGGTGATTATTACGGAACGTACCGGGCTATGGAAGAAGCATACAAGGCCGGAAAAGTTCGTGCTATCGGCGTCAGCAACTTCTATCCCGACCGTTTTGTAGACTTGGCGGAATTCTGTGAAATCACTCCTGCCGTCAACCAAGTGGAGACGCACGTTTTCAATCAACAGATAAAGTTACAGGAAGTAATGAAGGAATATGGCACTAAGATTATGTCATGGGGACCGTTTGCCGAAGGAAGGAACGACTTCTTTACCAATACAACCCTTCAGGAAATCGGGAAAGAATATGGTAAGTCTGTGGCACAGGTTGCACTGCGTTATCTGATTCAACGCGATATTATCGTAATTCCCAAGTCTACCCACAAAGAACGTATGATTGAGAATTTCAATGTATTCGACTTTGCGTTAACACCTGACGATATGGCGGCTATTGCCGAGCTTGATACAGCCAAGACTCTCTTCTTCTCCCACTATGACCCGGAAATGGTGAAGTGGCTGATTAATTATAGTAAATAA
- a CDS encoding DUF3037 domain-containing protein, protein MQERHLYEYAVIRFVPRVEREEFINVGIVLFSKRCKYLKSLYTINENKLKLFSSELDVSCLKEGLQVFDKICLGNKEGGAIANMDIPDRFRWLTAVKSSCIQVSRPHPGFSADLDRTLERLFEELVL, encoded by the coding sequence ATGCAAGAAAGGCACTTATATGAATACGCAGTCATCCGTTTCGTCCCCAGGGTTGAACGTGAGGAATTTATTAATGTAGGTATTGTACTGTTTTCCAAACGGTGCAAGTATCTTAAATCCCTTTATACAATAAATGAAAATAAATTGAAACTGTTTTCTTCCGAATTGGACGTTAGTTGTTTGAAAGAGGGATTACAGGTCTTTGATAAGATATGTCTGGGGAATAAGGAAGGGGGAGCGATAGCTAATATGGATATTCCAGACAGATTCCGCTGGCTGACTGCGGTGAAAAGTTCCTGCATACAGGTATCCCGTCCGCATCCGGGATTTTCCGCTGACTTGGACAGGACTTTGGAAAGACTGTTTGAAGAGCTCGTATTATAA
- a CDS encoding HipA family kinase: MDLRTANVTRYILPLREGGSLPALAEADDEFKYVVKFRGAGHGTKALIAELIGGEIARTLGFRVPEIVFLNLDEAFGRTEADEEIQDLLQWSRGLNLGLHFLSGALTFDPVVHKVDGKTASQIVWLDALLTNVDRTIKNTNMLMWHKELWLIDHGASLYFHHSWTTWQKHALSPFVQIKDHVLLPFADKLEEADAEFKQLLTSDKIREIVNAVPDDWLNWTDGQETPQDLRDIYIQFLEERINHSETFVNEAQNARKALI, encoded by the coding sequence ATGGATTTACGTACAGCAAATGTCACAAGATATATTCTTCCCCTGCGGGAAGGGGGCTCATTACCGGCATTGGCCGAAGCTGACGATGAATTTAAGTATGTGGTAAAGTTCAGAGGGGCAGGACACGGGACGAAAGCGCTGATTGCCGAACTGATTGGCGGGGAAATTGCCCGTACGTTGGGGTTCAGAGTACCGGAGATTGTTTTTCTGAACCTGGACGAGGCTTTCGGACGGACGGAAGCGGACGAAGAAATACAGGATTTACTGCAATGGAGCCGCGGGTTGAATCTGGGGCTGCATTTTCTGTCGGGAGCATTAACGTTCGACCCCGTTGTGCATAAAGTAGACGGCAAGACAGCCTCGCAAATTGTGTGGCTGGATGCCTTATTGACCAATGTAGACCGTACTATCAAAAATACGAATATGCTGATGTGGCATAAGGAACTGTGGTTGATTGACCATGGGGCTTCCCTCTATTTTCACCATTCATGGACTACTTGGCAAAAGCATGCGCTTAGTCCGTTCGTGCAGATAAAAGACCATGTGCTGTTGCCGTTTGCCGATAAACTGGAAGAGGCGGATGCTGAGTTCAAGCAACTGCTGACTTCTGATAAAATCCGGGAAATAGTCAATGCAGTTCCCGATGACTGGCTGAACTGGACGGACGGACAGGAAACTCCGCAAGACCTGAGAGATATTTATATTCAATTTTTAGAAGAAAGGATAAACCATTCCGAAACATTTGTAAATGAAGCGCAAAATGCAAGAAAGGCACTTATATGA
- a CDS encoding glycoside hydrolase family 127 protein: MNKKSLVAIALLAVSAISSAQSVYPGQHQGKMKKETVVPVRVESFDLKDVRLLPSRFRDNMLRDSAWMTSIDVSRLLHSFRTNAGVFAGREGGYMTVKKLGGWESLDCELRGHTTGHLLSAYALMYAATGSEIFKLKGDSLVNGLTEVQNALKGGYLSAFPEELINRNIRGKSVWAPWYTLHKLYSGLIDQYLYADNQQALKTVSKMGDWAYNKLKPLSEETRKLMIRNEFGGVNESFYNLYAITGDERYRWLAEYFYHNDVIDPLKELRDDLGTKHTNTFIPKVIAEARNYELTENETSKKLSEFFWHTMIDHHTFAPGCSSDKEHFFDPKKFSKHLTGYTGETCCTYNMLKLSRHLFCWTGDSSIADYYERALYNHILGQQDPETGMVTYFLPLLSGSHKLYSTKENSFWCCVGSGFENHAKYGEAIYYHNNQGIYVNLFIPSQVTWKEKGLTLLQETEFPKEETTQFTIRAEKPVRTTVYLRYPSWSKKAEVLVNGKKVAVKQKPGSYIAITRDWKDNDRISATYPMQIELEATPDNPNKVALVYGPLVLAGERGTEGMQAPAPFSNPALYNDYYTYNFHVPADLRTSLKVDMKHPERTLQRTGKELEFTTEQGDVIRPLYDLHHQRYVVYWDLQSK, translated from the coding sequence ATGAATAAGAAATCTTTAGTTGCAATCGCATTATTGGCAGTATCGGCTATATCGTCGGCTCAATCTGTGTACCCCGGACAGCACCAGGGGAAAATGAAAAAAGAGACAGTGGTTCCTGTTCGGGTAGAAAGTTTTGATTTGAAAGACGTCCGTTTATTACCGAGTCGCTTTCGTGACAATATGTTGCGGGATTCCGCTTGGATGACCTCTATCGACGTAAGTCGTCTGTTGCATAGTTTCCGGACAAATGCCGGAGTCTTTGCCGGTCGTGAAGGCGGTTATATGACAGTGAAAAAACTTGGTGGCTGGGAATCCTTGGACTGTGAGCTTCGCGGACATACTACCGGACATCTGCTTTCGGCTTACGCTTTGATGTATGCCGCTACCGGAAGTGAGATTTTCAAGCTGAAAGGGGATAGCCTTGTCAACGGGCTGACCGAAGTTCAGAACGCTTTGAAAGGCGGATATTTAAGTGCTTTTCCCGAAGAACTGATAAACCGTAATATCCGGGGAAAGAGTGTTTGGGCACCTTGGTACACCTTGCATAAGCTTTATTCCGGGCTGATAGACCAATATCTGTATGCAGATAATCAGCAGGCTTTGAAAACAGTGAGCAAAATGGGCGACTGGGCTTATAACAAACTGAAACCACTTAGTGAAGAAACCCGCAAACTCATGATACGCAATGAGTTTGGAGGTGTCAACGAATCATTCTACAATTTGTATGCTATCACAGGAGATGAACGTTACCGTTGGTTGGCCGAATATTTCTACCATAATGATGTAATTGACCCGTTGAAAGAACTTCGGGACGATTTGGGAACCAAACATACGAATACGTTTATTCCGAAAGTCATAGCCGAAGCGCGTAACTATGAACTGACAGAGAATGAGACCAGCAAAAAGCTCTCGGAATTCTTCTGGCATACCATGATTGACCACCATACTTTTGCTCCGGGATGCAGTAGTGATAAGGAGCATTTTTTCGACCCGAAGAAATTCTCTAAACACTTGACTGGCTATACCGGAGAAACCTGCTGTACTTATAATATGTTGAAGCTTAGCCGTCATCTTTTCTGTTGGACGGGCGATTCATCTATTGCCGATTATTATGAAAGGGCACTATATAATCATATCCTGGGACAGCAAGATCCGGAAACAGGAATGGTCACTTATTTCTTACCCTTACTTTCGGGCTCACATAAACTGTATAGTACTAAAGAGAACTCTTTTTGGTGTTGTGTCGGCAGCGGATTCGAAAATCATGCTAAATATGGAGAAGCTATCTACTACCACAACAACCAGGGAATCTATGTAAATCTGTTTATTCCTTCCCAAGTCACCTGGAAAGAAAAAGGATTAACCCTTCTCCAGGAAACGGAATTTCCGAAAGAGGAAACGACCCAATTTACTATTCGTGCCGAGAAACCGGTTCGCACTACTGTTTATCTAAGATATCCTTCATGGAGTAAAAAAGCGGAAGTTCTTGTGAACGGTAAAAAAGTAGCAGTAAAACAAAAGCCGGGTTCTTACATCGCTATCACCCGTGACTGGAAAGATAATGACCGTATCTCGGCTACTTACCCGATGCAGATTGAATTGGAAGCCACTCCCGATAATCCGAATAAAGTGGCTTTAGTGTATGGCCCGTTAGTGCTTGCCGGAGAACGGGGTACGGAAGGTATGCAGGCTCCCGCACCTTTCTCTAATCCTGCTCTTTATAATGATTATTATACTTATAATTTCCATGTACCTGCCGATTTGCGTACCTCATTGAAAGTAGATATGAAACATCCGGAACGTACTTTGCAGCGTACAGGAAAAGAACTGGAATTTACAACAGAACAAGGAGATGTGATTCGTCCGCTTTATGATTTGCATCATCAGCGTTATGTGGTATATTGGGATTTGCAGTCGAAATAG
- a CDS encoding alpha/beta fold hydrolase has translation MKGRLLIVIFISICFIAGSCNVSSVQGSRYNFSSLDSVIQGWVSKEYYPGASICVVKNDSVIFQKNYGSYTPNTKVYVASAGKWVAAAVIGAVVDSTSLDWDDPVEKWLPEFKGDAKGKILLRQLLSHTSGVRPYLPEPRVDNYNHLDSAIIEILPLDTVFTPGSRFQYGGLAMQIAGRMAEVAMGKEFETLFQELLAQPLEMKNSHFTPINTDGGHAPMLGGGLCTTLNDYIHFLSMIYHDGMYNDKRIISAQTVKEMQADQVKDAIIPSNNSDNYVAKGLGQSHNGIYGLGEWRELIDKKTGEAYQISSPGWAGAYPWINKRENVYGFFIAHVVGASSKEDGFSSFYGSPVISRTVSEIVKGHPLVVKQGRVEVGNGSLYYEEAGTGAPVIFVHGHSLDHRMWDEQFSVLAKKYRVIRYDLRGYGISSSQTEDYQFTHAEDLVTLMDSLHIKKAHIVGLSLGGFITADMLAYFPDRMLSAFLASGNIRKSKGPSEPMTPEEARVRDKEIAALKEKGVDVMKKEWFEGLMKSGGSQRERMRESLWQMIDEWDAWQPLHKEVRVVAGLDAIEKLKKNHPDVPALIVEGHSSGNRFSKEPPILQYLPNGKLKVIDDCGHMLNMERPEEFNAALEEFLKNVQ, from the coding sequence ATGAAGGGAAGATTATTAATAGTAATTTTTATAAGTATCTGTTTTATTGCAGGTTCCTGCAATGTATCATCCGTACAAGGGAGTCGTTATAACTTCTCTTCATTAGATTCTGTTATTCAAGGCTGGGTGAGTAAAGAGTACTATCCCGGTGCTTCTATCTGTGTAGTAAAGAATGATTCTGTCATTTTTCAGAAGAACTACGGTAGCTATACTCCTAATACAAAAGTATACGTAGCCTCTGCCGGAAAATGGGTGGCGGCTGCTGTTATCGGAGCGGTTGTGGACAGTACCAGTTTGGACTGGGATGACCCTGTGGAAAAGTGGTTGCCGGAATTTAAGGGAGATGCCAAAGGAAAAATCCTTTTGCGACAATTGTTATCTCATACTTCCGGAGTGCGTCCCTATCTTCCTGAACCGCGCGTAGATAATTACAATCATCTGGATTCCGCCATTATTGAGATATTGCCGTTAGATACGGTTTTTACTCCGGGAAGCCGGTTCCAGTATGGAGGGCTTGCCATGCAGATTGCCGGAAGAATGGCGGAAGTGGCAATGGGGAAAGAGTTTGAAACTCTCTTTCAAGAACTATTGGCGCAACCATTGGAAATGAAGAATTCTCATTTTACTCCGATAAATACAGATGGCGGACATGCCCCGATGTTAGGTGGTGGTCTGTGTACTACCTTGAACGATTATATTCATTTCCTATCCATGATTTATCATGATGGAATGTATAACGATAAGCGGATTATATCTGCACAAACTGTAAAAGAAATGCAGGCCGACCAAGTGAAAGACGCAATAATCCCTTCGAATAACTCGGATAATTATGTAGCGAAAGGGCTAGGACAATCCCACAATGGAATCTACGGATTGGGAGAATGGCGTGAATTAATCGATAAGAAGACAGGTGAAGCTTATCAGATTAGTTCACCAGGATGGGCTGGCGCTTACCCGTGGATCAATAAACGGGAGAATGTTTATGGCTTCTTTATTGCTCATGTAGTCGGTGCTTCCAGTAAAGAAGATGGTTTCTCGTCTTTTTATGGTAGTCCTGTAATTTCGAGAACTGTTTCAGAGATTGTAAAGGGACATCCGTTGGTTGTGAAACAAGGCCGCGTTGAAGTGGGCAACGGTTCTCTTTACTATGAGGAAGCCGGCACAGGTGCTCCCGTCATCTTTGTTCATGGTCATTCTTTGGATCATCGTATGTGGGATGAACAATTTTCCGTACTGGCAAAAAAATATCGTGTGATCCGCTATGATTTGAGAGGATATGGCATTTCGTCTTCACAAACGGAAGACTATCAATTTACACACGCTGAAGATTTAGTTACTTTGATGGATTCTTTGCACATTAAGAAAGCACATATCGTCGGACTTTCTTTAGGTGGTTTTATTACTGCCGATATGTTGGCGTACTTCCCGGATCGGATGTTATCTGCTTTTTTAGCCAGTGGAAACATTCGGAAATCGAAAGGCCCAAGTGAACCGATGACTCCGGAAGAAGCAAGAGTACGTGATAAGGAGATTGCTGCTTTGAAAGAGAAAGGGGTAGATGTGATGAAGAAAGAGTGGTTTGAAGGATTGATGAAGTCAGGAGGAAGTCAGCGGGAACGAATGCGTGAGTCTCTATGGCAAATGATCGATGAGTGGGATGCGTGGCAACCTTTACACAAAGAAGTACGGGTGGTAGCTGGCTTGGATGCCATCGAGAAATTGAAAAAGAATCATCCCGATGTACCTGCTTTAATTGTTGAAGGTCATTCTTCCGGCAACCGATTCTCAAAAGAACCTCCCATTTTACAATATCTTCCCAATGGAAAACTGAAAGTAATTGACGATTGCGGACACATGCTGAATATGGAACGCCCGGAAGAATTTAATGCAGCATTGGAAGAATTTTTGAAAAACGTTCAATAA
- a CDS encoding heparinase II/III domain-containing protein, with protein MKQTIIAVICFLCVSSLYIQAQKINHPSLLYTPQRIQQVKQRMQHEPKLQEAWGDIKKTADEALQKKDFNRLDYLSLAYLMTDNKEYADAIKEILLKTVEAESWGDVEMMARIPAWRSQLGMAHKSFLSAVGYDAAYNVMSSSERKKIAEGLKRLAVEPALGDWLLEPTRIHSLNSMGHNWWTSCVCQGGILALSLQNELPEVKEWVEQLHESLPEWFDFAGDVLQQKAKSFDEAGGMYESLNYANFGIQEALLFRIAWINTHPGQNPGDIPQLAKLPSYFSQVCYPRTGMLHSLNFGDSHKNVSAESSMMLLYALGMKDPTILWYISHVEQGQHRDGFFLNRPMGFLYTPDLSKAPAVPQLPTSQLFADFGWATMRNSWEKNATMLAVKSGHTWNHSHADANSFIVFHKGVDIIKDGGNCWYPNPAYRNYFFQSQAHNVVLFNGEGQPREQQYSGSTLRGYLHHLLDAGNVKYVLANGTGPVSNNFSRNFRHFLWMDNVIYMIDDLKTHKVGRFEWLWHTNGTYKKSGVDVNVTNGNSSVVIRPLYPRLLAKSGFVHDYPEDLYWEEIQAPTEDLKGTETYYSFHLPAEVNRVKGLTAIILKETPNEKDLPQMERREGQDWIGLRIRHKGKVTDLYINQLADGRLMHSNSWIMPDGWMTDAYMFAVSYPEGTEAKDAKDFFICHGSALRRDKETYFSSLAKLFVIQKEEDKKLNLWTDGQPKINASFRSKKKPIRVEVNNKRIPVVYKQSQLSIKLVD; from the coding sequence ATGAAACAAACTATTATTGCTGTTATCTGTTTTTTGTGTGTTTCTTCATTATATATACAAGCACAAAAAATAAATCATCCTTCATTACTGTATACTCCACAACGCATACAGCAAGTGAAACAACGTATGCAGCATGAACCTAAATTGCAGGAAGCATGGGGAGATATTAAGAAAACAGCAGATGAAGCTTTGCAAAAGAAAGATTTTAATCGATTAGACTATTTGTCATTAGCTTATTTGATGACTGATAATAAGGAGTATGCAGACGCAATCAAAGAAATCCTCCTGAAAACTGTGGAAGCCGAATCATGGGGAGATGTGGAAATGATGGCACGTATTCCTGCATGGCGTTCACAACTGGGTATGGCTCATAAGAGTTTTCTTTCCGCAGTGGGGTATGATGCTGCATACAATGTCATGTCTTCTTCAGAAAGAAAAAAGATAGCCGAAGGATTGAAACGGTTAGCCGTGGAACCGGCATTGGGAGACTGGTTGTTGGAGCCGACCCGTATTCACTCATTGAATTCGATGGGACATAACTGGTGGACCTCCTGTGTTTGTCAGGGTGGAATATTGGCTTTGAGTCTTCAAAATGAACTTCCCGAAGTAAAAGAATGGGTGGAGCAACTTCACGAATCACTTCCTGAATGGTTCGATTTTGCCGGTGATGTATTGCAACAGAAAGCAAAGAGTTTTGATGAGGCCGGTGGAATGTATGAAAGTCTGAATTATGCTAACTTTGGTATTCAGGAAGCTTTGTTGTTTAGGATAGCTTGGATAAACACTCATCCCGGACAGAATCCGGGTGATATTCCTCAATTGGCAAAATTGCCGAGTTACTTCTCACAAGTCTGCTACCCACGTACGGGTATGCTGCATAGTTTGAATTTTGGAGATAGCCATAAAAATGTATCGGCAGAATCCAGTATGATGCTATTGTATGCATTGGGGATGAAAGATCCAACTATTTTGTGGTATATATCCCATGTGGAACAAGGACAACATCGTGATGGCTTTTTCCTGAATCGTCCTATGGGCTTCCTTTACACTCCTGATTTGAGTAAGGCGCCCGCTGTCCCTCAACTGCCAACTTCCCAATTATTTGCAGATTTTGGTTGGGCTACGATGCGTAATTCGTGGGAAAAGAATGCTACTATGTTGGCAGTAAAAAGCGGTCATACATGGAATCATTCTCACGCAGATGCCAATTCATTTATTGTCTTTCATAAAGGGGTAGATATTATTAAAGACGGGGGAAACTGTTGGTATCCTAATCCTGCTTATCGGAATTATTTCTTTCAAAGCCAGGCGCATAATGTAGTACTGTTCAATGGCGAGGGACAACCCCGTGAGCAGCAGTACAGCGGTTCTACTTTGAGAGGATATTTACATCATCTTTTGGATGCGGGAAATGTGAAATATGTCCTGGCTAATGGAACAGGTCCTGTATCTAATAATTTCAGTCGTAATTTCCGCCATTTCCTTTGGATGGATAATGTGATTTATATGATTGATGATTTAAAGACGCATAAGGTCGGCCGTTTTGAATGGCTGTGGCATACCAACGGGACTTATAAGAAGTCGGGAGTTGACGTGAATGTGACGAATGGTAATTCTTCCGTTGTGATTCGTCCTCTTTATCCCCGTTTGCTTGCTAAGTCTGGTTTTGTACACGACTATCCGGAGGATTTGTATTGGGAAGAAATACAGGCTCCAACTGAAGATTTGAAAGGTACTGAAACCTATTATTCATTTCATTTGCCGGCAGAAGTCAATCGAGTAAAAGGGCTGACAGCTATTATTTTGAAGGAGACTCCCAATGAAAAAGACCTGCCGCAAATGGAACGGCGGGAAGGACAAGATTGGATTGGGCTTCGTATCCGTCATAAAGGGAAAGTGACTGATCTTTATATTAATCAATTAGCAGACGGCAGACTGATGCACAGCAACTCATGGATTATGCCGGACGGCTGGATGACAGATGCCTATATGTTTGCAGTTTCTTATCCCGAAGGAACGGAAGCCAAAGACGCCAAAGATTTCTTTATCTGTCATGGCAGTGCATTAAGGCGTGATAAAGAAACCTATTTTTCTTCTTTGGCTAAGTTGTTTGTCATCCAAAAGGAAGAGGATAAGAAGCTGAATCTTTGGACAGACGGACAGCCGAAGATAAATGCTAGTTTCAGGAGTAAGAAGAAGCCAATAAGAGTAGAGGTTAATAATAAGAGAATTCCTGTTGTTTATAAACAATCCCAATTGAGTATAAAGCTGGTAGATTAA
- a CDS encoding two-component regulator propeller domain-containing protein codes for MNNLIRHITSLIFISFSLSAYPISYSFRGLSETNGLSDLTVSALYKDSVGYLWIGTATSVECFDGFRFKHYPIFGDDEKLKWVNVIAETQGNRIWVGNDMGLWRINKESGKLEPFVAEVIKFGVRSLLTDAQGTLYIGSEKGLFVCKNNEMEQITINADMWSSDNFIVDLNMGEKDTLWILTRSKLYSMNLSTRKITLCPCGDNDRQDYTYRKMARIGSRLYLGTMEHGVVVFDIPTGKFRDNWIDLGCNVISSLSGDGKDILYVGTDGNGVHFVSVKENKVMKSFRYEPGTNGGIRSNSVYSLLVDREGLIWVGFYQLGLDYTLYQSGLFSTYSYSPYFDSKDIPVRAIAINENERLIGSRNGLFYVDETNRRFRSFKSPQLRSNMIMCIYPFQGKYYIGTYGGGMYILDSSTLTIRDFEPSESPFVKGHVFCIKSDNDGCLWIATSMGLYQYKDGEQLNHYTSSNSKLPEGNVLDICFDSTGKGWICTATGLCIWDPSTRSIKSDVFPEGFIHKEKIRTVYEDSSHELYFLPDKGPIFISDLSMTHFRRFQPGTLLEGKDAMFMIEDREGWLWIGTNQGLYRYDKKNTIVPYTFVDGLPSSVFITCFPVIDASGTIWFGNSKGLIYLTRDLRDINEENSYPLAITDVYVNGKEPYHPAIQREQHLYKVSLEPSHKNLTICFSGFTYSDPAYMSYEYKMEGMDDDWQLLGGKSELTYYDLSSGKYQFKIRRIGEPGSEICLSVTIASSFNATLWGIILLLIAIICLSYAYYRRKKNSPALAADAIETGKPIVEEKYRKSNVSMEECHRLANELDMLMQEKRLYVNPDLKIADLASVLNVSPYTLSYVFNQFLNKNYYDYLNDYRIAEFKRLLNEDEYSKYTLSALAELCGFSSRTSFFRYFKKTTGITPNEYVQSIGRTNED; via the coding sequence ATGAATAATCTGATACGACATATAACAAGCCTTATATTTATTTCTTTTTCTCTGTCTGCCTATCCGATTTCTTATTCCTTCCGTGGCCTGTCAGAAACAAATGGATTATCTGATTTAACGGTCAGTGCCTTGTATAAAGACTCCGTAGGTTATCTTTGGATTGGAACAGCTACGTCAGTTGAATGTTTTGATGGCTTTCGTTTTAAGCATTATCCGATATTCGGAGATGATGAGAAACTGAAATGGGTGAATGTGATTGCAGAAACGCAAGGCAACCGGATTTGGGTGGGAAACGATATGGGCCTTTGGCGGATAAATAAAGAATCCGGTAAATTAGAACCGTTTGTTGCTGAAGTGATAAAATTCGGAGTTCGTTCTTTATTGACCGATGCGCAGGGAACCTTATATATTGGCAGTGAAAAAGGATTGTTTGTCTGCAAAAATAATGAAATGGAGCAGATTACTATTAATGCGGATATGTGGTCATCGGATAATTTCATAGTCGATTTGAATATGGGAGAAAAGGATACATTATGGATTCTGACTCGCTCCAAACTATATTCAATGAATCTGTCTACCCGAAAAATAACTTTATGTCCATGCGGTGACAATGATAGACAGGATTATACTTATCGGAAAATGGCACGAATTGGTTCCAGGCTCTATTTAGGGACAATGGAACATGGAGTGGTTGTTTTCGATATACCGACAGGGAAGTTCAGGGATAATTGGATTGATTTGGGATGCAATGTAATTTCCTCTCTGTCGGGTGACGGAAAAGATATACTTTATGTTGGAACAGATGGAAATGGAGTGCATTTTGTATCTGTCAAGGAAAATAAGGTTATGAAATCTTTCCGCTATGAACCCGGTACTAATGGCGGAATCCGCTCTAACTCTGTCTATTCATTGCTGGTGGACAGGGAAGGATTGATATGGGTTGGATTCTATCAGTTGGGACTTGATTATACACTGTATCAGAGCGGGCTTTTCTCTACCTATTCTTATTCTCCTTATTTTGACTCAAAAGACATACCGGTACGGGCCATAGCTATCAATGAGAATGAAAGATTGATAGGTTCCCGCAATGGCCTCTTTTATGTTGATGAGACGAATCGGCGTTTTAGGAGTTTCAAGTCACCCCAATTACGCTCTAATATGATAATGTGCATTTACCCGTTTCAAGGAAAGTATTATATCGGTACGTATGGTGGTGGCATGTATATACTGGATTCTTCTACATTAACTATCCGTGATTTTGAACCTTCGGAGTCTCCTTTTGTGAAAGGACATGTTTTCTGCATCAAGTCGGACAATGACGGTTGTCTGTGGATTGCCACTTCAATGGGCTTGTATCAGTATAAAGATGGCGAACAACTCAATCACTATACCAGTTCGAACTCCAAACTGCCGGAAGGGAATGTGCTTGATATATGCTTTGATTCTACAGGAAAGGGCTGGATTTGTACGGCTACCGGTTTATGTATCTGGGATCCTTCCACTCGTAGTATAAAATCAGATGTATTCCCCGAAGGCTTTATACATAAAGAGAAAATCAGGACAGTATATGAAGATTCTTCCCACGAACTCTATTTCCTTCCGGATAAAGGCCCCATTTTTATTTCCGATTTGTCAATGACTCATTTCCGAAGATTCCAGCCGGGTACTCTTTTGGAAGGGAAAGACGCCATGTTTATGATCGAAGACCGTGAAGGGTGGCTGTGGATTGGTACGAATCAGGGCTTGTACCGTTATGATAAAAAAAATACAATTGTTCCTTATACTTTTGTGGACGGCTTGCCGAGCTCTGTTTTTATCACCTGTTTCCCTGTAATAGATGCTTCGGGAACAATCTGGTTTGGTAATTCCAAAGGATTGATTTATTTGACCAGGGATTTACGTGATATAAATGAAGAAAATAGTTATCCCCTGGCTATTACAGATGTATATGTGAATGGTAAAGAACCTTATCATCCTGCTATACAGAGAGAACAGCATCTCTATAAAGTCTCTTTGGAACCGTCGCACAAGAATCTGACTATCTGTTTCTCCGGATTTACTTATTCCGATCCTGCATATATGTCTTATGAATATAAAATGGAAGGGATGGATGATGATTGGCAGTTGTTGGGTGGTAAATCCGAACTGACTTATTATGACCTGTCTTCCGGGAAATATCAATTCAAAATCCGTCGGATTGGTGAGCCCGGTTCGGAAATCTGTTTATCAGTGACTATTGCTTCCTCTTTTAACGCGACCTTATGGGGAATAATTCTATTATTGATTGCAATAATATGCTTAAGCTATGCTTATTACCGGAGAAAAAAGAACTCTCCGGCTCTTGCGGCGGACGCCATAGAAACCGGAAAACCGATAGTTGAAGAAAAATACAGAAAGAGCAATGTGAGTATGGAAGAATGTCATCGGCTGGCAAACGAACTGGATATGCTGATGCAGGAAAAAAGACTGTATGTTAACCCTGATTTAAAGATTGCGGATTTGGCGTCAGTATTGAACGTCTCTCCATATACATTGTCCTACGTGTTTAATCAGTTCTTGAACAAGAATTATTATGATTATCTGAATGATTACCGTATAGCTGAGTTTAAACGGTTGCTTAATGAGGATGAATATTCAAAATATACCTTAAGTGCTTTAGCTGAACTGTGTGGTTTTAGTTCTCGTACTTCCTTTTTCCGTTATTTTAAAAAGACGACTGGAATAACCCCGAACGAATACGTCCAAAGTATAGGACGAACTAATGAAGATTGA